A single Parabacteroides timonensis DNA region contains:
- the rpsJ gene encoding 30S ribosomal protein S10: MSQKIRIKLKSYDYSLVDKSAEKIVKTVKATGAVVSGPIPLPTHKRIFTVNRSTFVNKKSREQFELSSYKRLIDIYSSTAKTVDALMKLELPSGVEVEIKV, from the coding sequence ATGAGCCAAAAGATCAGAATTAAATTAAAGTCTTACGATTATTCTCTGGTAGACAAGTCTGCCGAGAAAATCGTGAAGACGGTAAAGGCTACAGGTGCTGTTGTTAGTGGTCCTATACCTCTGCCTACACACAAGCGTATCTTTACTGTGAACCGCTCAACTTTCGTTAACAAGAAATCTCGCGAGCAGTTCGAACTATCGTCTTACAAAAGATTGATAGACATTTACAGCTCAACTGCAAAAACAGTTGACGCATTGATGAAGCTGGAATTACCCAGCGGTGTTGAAGTAGAAATTAAAGTGTGA
- the rpsL gene encoding 30S ribosomal protein S12 has protein sequence MPTIQQLVRKGRETLVIKGKSPALDSCPQRRGVCVRVYTTTPKKPNSAMRKVARVRLTNGKEVNSYIPGEGHNLQEHSIVLVRGGRVKDLPGVRYHIVRGTLDTAGVNGRTQRRSKYGAKRPKPGQAAAAAKGKKK, from the coding sequence ATGCCTACAATTCAGCAATTAGTTAGAAAAGGAAGGGAAACTTTGGTGATAAAAGGTAAGTCACCTGCACTGGATTCATGTCCTCAGAGACGTGGTGTTTGTGTACGTGTGTATACTACGACACCGAAAAAGCCTAACTCTGCAATGCGTAAAGTAGCGAGAGTTCGTTTGACAAATGGTAAAGAAGTAAACTCTTACATTCCGGGAGAAGGACATAACTTGCAGGAACACTCAATCGTTTTGGTACGTGGTGGTCGTGTTAAGGACCTTCCTGGTGTACGTTATCACATTGTACGTGGAACCTTGGATACTGCTGGCGTAAACGGACGTACTCAAAGACGTTCTAAATACGGAGCTAAACGTCCGAAACCAGGACAGGCAGCTGCTGCAGCTAAAGGAAAGAAGAAGTAA
- the rplD gene encoding 50S ribosomal protein L4, translating into MELSVFNIKGEDTGRKVTLNDAIFGIEPNDHAIYLDVKQYLANQRQGTHKSKERSEISGSTRKLIRQKGGGGARRGDINSPVLVGGARVFGPKPRDYEFKLNKKVKGLARKSALTYKATNNAIVVVEDFALEAPKTKELITIAKNLKVADKKLLMVLPEKNNFVYLSARNLEKTNVITASELNTYKVLDAANLVLTESSVAVIEKLFNA; encoded by the coding sequence ATGGAACTGAGCGTATTTAATATTAAAGGTGAAGATACCGGAAGAAAGGTAACTTTGAACGATGCTATCTTCGGCATTGAACCCAATGATCATGCTATTTACTTGGATGTAAAGCAGTATTTGGCTAACCAACGTCAGGGTACTCATAAATCGAAAGAAAGAAGTGAGATCTCTGGTAGTACTCGTAAACTGATCCGCCAGAAAGGTGGAGGTGGTGCACGTCGTGGTGATATCAACTCTCCTGTATTGGTTGGTGGTGCTCGTGTATTCGGTCCGAAACCGAGAGATTATGAGTTCAAGCTGAACAAGAAGGTAAAAGGTCTGGCTCGTAAGTCTGCACTGACTTATAAAGCTACTAATAACGCAATTGTGGTTGTAGAAGATTTCGCTCTGGAAGCTCCTAAGACTAAAGAATTAATAACAATTGCTAAAAACCTGAAAGTGGCTGATAAAAAGTTACTTATGGTTTTACCGGAGAAAAATAATTTTGTATATTTGTCGGCTCGTAATTTAGAGAAAACAAATGTTATAACAGCTTCTGAATTAAACACATACAAAGTTCTTGATGCAGCAAATTTAGTGCTGACTGAAAGTTCTGTTGCTGTTATAGAAAAACTTTTTAACGCATAA
- the rplP gene encoding 50S ribosomal protein L16 — protein sequence MLQPKKTKFRRQQKGRMKGEAQRGNQLAFGSFGIKALENKWITGRQIEAARIAVTRYMQRQGQVWVRIFPDKPITKKPAEVRMGKGKGNPEGFVAPVTPGRLIFEIEGVPFDVAKEALRLAAQKLPVTTKFVVRRDYDMANQNA from the coding sequence ATGTTACAACCAAAGAAAACCAAGTTCAGAAGACAGCAGAAAGGTCGCATGAAGGGCGAAGCTCAACGTGGCAACCAGCTGGCGTTCGGTTCGTTTGGTATAAAAGCGTTAGAGAATAAATGGATTACCGGTCGCCAGATTGAAGCTGCCCGTATCGCGGTAACTCGTTATATGCAACGTCAAGGTCAGGTTTGGGTTCGGATTTTCCCGGATAAACCTATTACAAAGAAACCGGCCGAAGTACGTATGGGTAAAGGTAAAGGTAATCCAGAAGGATTTGTTGCGCCTGTTACTCCAGGTCGTCTTATTTTCGAAATCGAAGGTGTTCCCTTTGATGTTGCAAAAGAAGCATTGCGCTTAGCGGCTCAGAAGCTTCCTGTAACAACGAAATTTGTTGTGAGACGTGATTATGATATGGCTAATCAAAATGCGTAA
- the rpsS gene encoding 30S ribosomal protein S19, translating into MSRSLKKGPYINIKLEKKVLAMNESGKKAVVKTWARASMISPDFVGHTIAVHNGNKFIPVFVTENMVGHKLGEFSPTRTFRGHAGNKKK; encoded by the coding sequence ATGAGTCGTTCACTAAAAAAAGGCCCGTATATTAACATCAAGCTGGAAAAGAAAGTCTTGGCTATGAATGAGTCAGGAAAGAAAGCCGTAGTTAAGACATGGGCAAGAGCTTCAATGATTTCGCCTGATTTTGTAGGCCATACTATTGCAGTTCACAATGGAAATAAATTTATTCCTGTTTTTGTAACCGAAAATATGGTAGGTCACAAGTTGGGAGAATTTTCACCAACTCGTACGTTCCGTGGTCACGCCGGTAACAAGAAGAAATAA
- the fusA gene encoding elongation factor G, whose amino-acid sequence MATKADEQLKYTRNIGIMAHIDAGKTTTSERILFYTGLTHKIGEVHDGAATMDWMEQEQERGITITSAATTTFWNYANDKYKINLIDTPGHVDFTVEVERSLRILDGAVAAFCAVGGVEPQSETVWRQADKYNVPRIGYVNKMDRSGANFFEVVRQVKAVLGANPCPIQIPIGAEETFKGVVDLVTMKAILWHDETMGAEYSIEEIPADLKDEADEWRDKMLESLAECDDALMEKYFDDPSTITEDEIRAAIRKGTIAMQINPMICGSSFKNKGVQTLLNAVCAYLPSPADTDAIEGTDPSDPDKVIVRKPLFEEPLTALAFKIATDPYVGRLCFFRVYSGSLLAGSYVYNTRSGKKERISRLFQMHSNKQNPMEAIGCGDIGAGVGFKDIRTGDTLCDEAHPITLESMEFPDPVIGIAVEPKTQKDLDKLGMGLAKLAEEDPTFRVQTNEETGQTVISGMGELHLDIIVDRLRREFKVECNQGKPQVTYKEAITKSVELREVYKKQSGGRGKFADIIVRVEPADAEFEGTLQFIDEVKGGNIPKEFIPSVQKGFEKAMKNGILAGYPLDKLKVTLIDGSFHPVDSDQLSFEIAGIQAFKSASEKAGPALMEPIMQMEVVTPEESMGDVIGDLNKRRGQVEGMESSRTGARVVKAKVPLAETFGYVTALRTITSGRATSSMQFSHYAQVSSSIAKQVLTEVQGRADLIK is encoded by the coding sequence ATGGCAACAAAAGCTGACGAACAATTAAAATATACCAGAAACATCGGTATCATGGCGCACATCGATGCAGGAAAGACTACGACTTCTGAGCGTATCCTTTTCTACACAGGTCTGACTCACAAGATTGGTGAAGTTCACGACGGTGCTGCAACTATGGACTGGATGGAGCAGGAACAGGAACGTGGTATCACTATCACTTCTGCTGCTACAACTACTTTCTGGAATTACGCTAATGATAAATATAAAATCAACTTGATTGACACCCCGGGACACGTGGACTTTACTGTTGAAGTAGAACGTTCACTGCGTATTCTGGATGGTGCCGTTGCTGCATTCTGTGCTGTTGGTGGTGTAGAACCCCAGTCGGAAACAGTTTGGCGTCAGGCTGACAAATATAATGTACCCAGAATTGGTTATGTAAACAAAATGGACCGTTCCGGCGCAAACTTCTTTGAAGTAGTTCGTCAGGTGAAGGCTGTATTAGGCGCAAATCCTTGTCCTATTCAGATTCCTATCGGTGCAGAAGAAACTTTCAAAGGGGTAGTTGACCTTGTAACAATGAAAGCTATTCTTTGGCATGATGAAACAATGGGTGCTGAATATTCAATTGAAGAAATTCCGGCAGACCTGAAGGATGAAGCTGATGAATGGAGAGATAAGATGCTCGAATCTTTGGCTGAATGCGACGATGCTTTGATGGAAAAATATTTTGATGATCCTTCTACTATCACTGAAGATGAAATCAGAGCTGCTATCCGTAAAGGTACTATCGCTATGCAGATCAATCCGATGATCTGTGGTTCTTCTTTCAAGAATAAAGGTGTTCAGACTCTGTTGAATGCAGTTTGTGCATATCTGCCGAGTCCTGCTGATACAGATGCTATCGAAGGTACAGATCCTAGCGATCCTGATAAAGTGATCGTTCGTAAACCGTTGTTCGAAGAACCGTTGACTGCACTGGCATTTAAGATCGCAACTGACCCGTATGTAGGCCGCTTGTGTTTCTTCCGTGTATATTCAGGTTCTCTGCTTGCCGGTTCTTATGTTTATAACACTCGTTCAGGTAAGAAAGAACGTATTTCTCGTCTGTTCCAGATGCACTCAAACAAACAGAACCCGATGGAAGCTATCGGTTGTGGTGATATCGGTGCTGGTGTTGGTTTCAAAGATATCCGTACTGGTGATACTCTTTGTGACGAAGCACATCCGATTACACTGGAATCAATGGAATTCCCGGATCCGGTTATCGGTATCGCAGTAGAGCCTAAAACTCAGAAAGACCTGGATAAACTGGGTATGGGATTGGCTAAGCTGGCTGAAGAAGATCCTACATTCCGCGTACAGACTAACGAAGAAACAGGTCAGACTGTAATTAGCGGTATGGGTGAGCTTCACTTGGATATCATCGTTGACCGTCTGCGTCGCGAATTCAAGGTTGAATGTAACCAGGGTAAACCTCAGGTAACTTACAAAGAAGCTATTACCAAATCTGTTGAACTTCGTGAAGTTTATAAGAAACAGTCTGGTGGTCGTGGTAAGTTTGCTGATATCATCGTTCGCGTTGAACCGGCTGATGCTGAATTCGAAGGTACACTGCAGTTCATCGACGAAGTGAAGGGTGGTAACATTCCTAAAGAATTTATCCCTTCAGTACAGAAAGGTTTCGAGAAAGCTATGAAGAACGGTATCCTTGCTGGTTATCCGTTGGATAAACTGAAAGTAACATTGATCGATGGTTCATTCCACCCGGTTGACTCTGACCAGTTGTCTTTCGAAATCGCAGGTATCCAGGCATTCAAGAGCGCTTCTGAAAAGGCAGGTCCTGCTTTGATGGAACCGATCATGCAGATGGAAGTTGTAACTCCGGAAGAAAGTATGGGTGATGTAATTGGTGACTTGAACAAACGTCGCGGACAGGTTGAAGGTATGGAATCAAGCCGTACTGGTGCACGTGTTGTGAAAGCTAAAGTTCCTTTGGCTGAAACATTCGGCTATGTAACTGCTCTTCGTACTATCACTTCAGGTCGTGCAACATCTTCAATGCAGTTCTCTCACTATGCTCAGGTATCTTCTTCTATCGCTAAGCAGGTGCTGACAGAAGTACAGGGTCGTGCTGATTTGATCAAATAA
- the rplW gene encoding 50S ribosomal protein L23 has protein sequence MGIIIKPIVTEKQTAITEKMANRYGFRVSPDANKLEIKKAVQDMYNVTVVDVNTINYSGKLKSRYTKSGIINGKQAAFKKAIVTLKEGETIDFFSNI, from the coding sequence ATGGGAATTATTATTAAACCTATAGTAACAGAGAAGCAAACAGCGATTACAGAAAAAATGGCTAATCGCTATGGTTTTCGTGTTTCTCCTGATGCCAACAAGTTGGAGATCAAAAAAGCTGTACAGGATATGTATAATGTAACTGTAGTTGATGTTAATACCATCAACTACTCTGGCAAGTTGAAAAGCCGTTATACAAAATCAGGTATTATCAATGGTAAACAAGCAGCTTTTAAGAAAGCAATCGTAACGTTGAAAGAAGGAGAAACAATAGATTTCTTTAGTAATATCTAA
- the rplV gene encoding 50S ribosomal protein L22 — translation MGARKRISAEARKEAQKTMYFAKLRNVPTSPRKMRLVVDMIRGMEVFRALGVLKFSNKEAAARVEKLLRSAIANWEQKNERKAETGELFVSSISVDCATILKRMRPAPQGRGYRIRKRSNHVTLFVDTLSKNDSQN, via the coding sequence ATGGGTGCTAGAAAAAGAATATCAGCTGAAGCAAGAAAAGAAGCCCAAAAGACCATGTACTTCGCAAAATTGCGTAATGTACCTACTTCTCCGCGTAAGATGCGTCTCGTTGTAGACATGATCCGCGGTATGGAAGTATTCCGTGCACTTGGTGTTTTGAAGTTTTCTAACAAGGAAGCTGCAGCAAGAGTAGAAAAATTGCTTCGTTCAGCAATTGCCAATTGGGAGCAGAAAAATGAACGTAAAGCAGAAACTGGTGAGTTGTTTGTTTCTTCAATCAGCGTAGATTGCGCTACTATATTGAAGAGAATGCGTCCGGCTCCCCAGGGTAGAGGATACAGAATTCGTAAACGTTCGAACCATGTAACCTTGTTTGTTGATACACTTAGTAAAAACGATAGTCAAAATTAA
- the rplB gene encoding 50S ribosomal protein L2 has product MGIRKLKPTTPGQRHKVIGAFDKITASTPEKSLVVGKSSTGGRNNTGKMTMRYLGGGHKQKYRIIDFKRNKDGIPATVKSIEYDPNRTSRIALLYYADGAKSYIIAPNGLEVGQTVVSGSDAAPEVGNTLPMANIPVGTIIHNIELRPGQGAKMVRSAGAFAQLTSKEGAYAIIKMPSGETRKILAACKATIGSVGNSDHGLEKSGKAGRSRWLGRRPHNRGVVMNPVDHPMGGGEGRASGGHPRSRTGLYAKGLKTRAPKKHSSKYIIERRKK; this is encoded by the coding sequence ATGGGAATACGTAAATTAAAGCCCACAACACCGGGGCAGAGACACAAAGTTATTGGTGCATTTGATAAAATCACTGCAAGTACACCAGAGAAGTCTCTTGTGGTAGGTAAGAGCAGTACTGGTGGTCGTAACAACACAGGTAAGATGACAATGCGTTATCTTGGTGGCGGTCACAAACAAAAGTACAGAATTATCGATTTCAAGAGAAATAAAGATGGCATTCCTGCAACAGTAAAGTCTATCGAGTACGATCCAAACCGTACTTCTCGTATCGCTTTATTGTATTATGCTGACGGAGCAAAGAGCTATATCATCGCTCCGAACGGATTGGAAGTTGGCCAGACAGTGGTTTCAGGTAGCGATGCCGCTCCTGAGGTAGGTAATACTTTGCCTATGGCAAATATTCCCGTTGGTACAATTATTCACAATATTGAGCTTCGTCCTGGACAGGGTGCTAAAATGGTACGTTCTGCAGGTGCATTTGCTCAGTTGACTTCTAAAGAAGGCGCTTATGCTATTATTAAGATGCCTTCTGGCGAAACCAGAAAGATTCTTGCTGCATGTAAGGCTACAATTGGTAGTGTAGGTAACTCAGACCATGGTCTTGAAAAATCAGGTAAAGCCGGTCGCTCTAGATGGTTAGGTCGTCGTCCTCACAACCGTGGTGTTGTAATGAACCCGGTTGATCACCCAATGGGTGGTGGTGAAGGTCGTGCTTCCGGAGGTCATCCAAGATCTCGTACAGGCTTGTATGCTAAGGGCTTGAAGACAAGAGCTCCGAAGAAGCATTCTTCAAAGTATATTATTGAAAGAAGAAAGAAATAA
- a CDS encoding BlaI/MecI/CopY family transcriptional regulator, with protein sequence MERLTAQEEDIMLYIWRLGPCFIRDILNEMPEPRPPYTSVASVIRNLEKKKYVTPKKFGTITRFSPKVKEADYKRTFMSNVVENYFTGSYKEMVSFFVRNRKLTKSDLQDLMNQIENEE encoded by the coding sequence ATGGAAAGACTGACTGCGCAAGAAGAAGACATTATGCTCTATATTTGGAGACTAGGTCCCTGCTTTATCCGGGATATACTGAACGAGATGCCTGAACCCCGTCCGCCTTATACGAGCGTGGCCTCTGTGATCCGTAACCTGGAAAAAAAGAAATATGTCACACCGAAGAAGTTCGGAACCATCACAAGGTTCTCTCCCAAGGTGAAAGAGGCTGACTACAAGCGTACTTTCATGTCGAACGTCGTAGAGAATTACTTCACCGGCTCTTACAAAGAGATGGTATCCTTTTTTGTCCGCAACCGTAAACTGACGAAAAGCGACTTGCAGGACCTTATGAACCAGATAGAAAACGAAGAATAG
- the rpsG gene encoding 30S ribosomal protein S7, which produces MRKAKPKKRQILPDPVFGDVKVTRFVNHLMYDGKKNTAFEIFYSALETVKAKLPNEEKSALEIWKAALDNITPQVEVKSRRVGGATFQVPTEIRPDRKESISMKNLIIFSRKRGGKTMSDKLSAEIVDAFNNQGGAFKRKEDMHRMAEANRAFAHFRF; this is translated from the coding sequence ATGAGAAAAGCAAAACCAAAGAAAAGACAGATCCTTCCGGATCCTGTTTTCGGTGATGTTAAGGTTACGAGATTCGTTAACCATTTAATGTATGATGGCAAGAAAAATACTGCCTTCGAAATTTTCTATTCCGCTCTGGAAACCGTTAAGGCTAAATTGCCTAACGAAGAAAAGTCTGCTCTCGAAATTTGGAAAGCTGCACTCGACAATATTACCCCTCAAGTCGAAGTGAAGTCACGCCGTGTAGGTGGTGCTACTTTCCAGGTACCTACTGAAATTCGCCCCGATCGTAAAGAATCAATTTCTATGAAGAACCTTATTATCTTCTCACGTAAGAGAGGTGGTAAGACTATGTCTGATAAGTTGTCTGCAGAGATTGTAGATGCTTTCAACAACCAGGGTGGCGCATTCAAAAGAAAAGAAGATATGCATCGTATGGCTGAAGCTAACCGTGCATTCGCTCACTTCAGATTTTAA
- the rplC gene encoding 50S ribosomal protein L3, whose protein sequence is MPGLLGKKIGMTSVFSAEGKNLPCTVIEVGPCVVTQIKTIEKDGYEAVQIGFEDKKEKHTTQPEMGHFKKAGVAPKRYLAEFKNFETAYNLGDVITVDYLEDAGFVDVVGTSKGKGFQGVVKRHGFGGVGQTTHGQHNRLRAPGGIGACSYPAKVFKGMRMAGQMGNERVTVQNLEVIKVMPEHNLLLVKGSVPGAKGSIVIIEK, encoded by the coding sequence ATGCCAGGATTATTAGGAAAAAAAATCGGAATGACATCCGTTTTCAGTGCCGAGGGAAAAAATCTTCCATGCACTGTTATCGAAGTGGGTCCTTGTGTTGTTACACAAATTAAGACTATCGAGAAAGATGGCTATGAAGCAGTGCAGATTGGTTTCGAAGACAAAAAAGAGAAACACACTACACAGCCGGAAATGGGCCATTTCAAGAAAGCCGGTGTAGCTCCCAAGAGATACTTGGCCGAGTTCAAGAATTTTGAAACTGCATACAATCTGGGTGATGTGATCACTGTGGATTATCTGGAAGATGCTGGTTTCGTTGATGTAGTGGGTACATCAAAAGGTAAAGGTTTCCAGGGTGTTGTAAAACGTCATGGTTTCGGTGGTGTAGGTCAGACTACTCACGGTCAGCATAACCGTTTGCGTGCTCCCGGTGGTATCGGTGCTTGTTCTTACCCTGCAAAGGTGTTTAAGGGCATGCGTATGGCTGGACAGATGGGTAATGAACGTGTAACTGTTCAGAACTTGGAAGTGATCAAGGTAATGCCGGAACACAATCTTTTATTGGTTAAAGGATCTGTTCCAGGAGCAAAAGGTTCAATCGTAATAATTGAAAAGTAA
- the rpsC gene encoding 30S ribosomal protein S3: MGQKVNPVSNRLGIIRGWDSNWYGGKNYGDTLLEDSKIRKYLNARLAKASVSRIVIERTLKLITITVCTSRPGIIIGKGGQEVDKLKEELKKITDKEVQINIFEVKRPELDAVIVANNIARQLEGKIAYRRAIKMAIASTMRMGAEGIKVQVSGRLNGAEMARSEMYKEGRTPLHTLRADIDYALAEALTKVGLLGVKVWICRGEVYGKRDLAPSFTASKDSGRRNDNAGGNNRGDKNFKRKKANR, encoded by the coding sequence ATGGGACAAAAAGTTAATCCGGTTAGTAATCGTTTAGGAATCATCCGTGGTTGGGATTCCAATTGGTATGGCGGCAAGAATTACGGAGATACTTTGCTGGAAGATAGCAAAATTCGTAAGTATCTGAATGCTCGTCTTGCTAAAGCTAGTGTATCTCGTATCGTTATTGAACGTACGCTTAAGTTGATCACAATAACAGTTTGCACATCACGTCCGGGCATTATCATCGGTAAAGGTGGTCAGGAAGTTGATAAATTGAAAGAAGAGTTGAAAAAGATTACCGACAAAGAAGTTCAGATCAACATCTTTGAGGTAAAAAGACCCGAATTAGACGCAGTTATTGTCGCAAACAATATTGCTCGTCAGCTTGAAGGAAAAATTGCTTATCGTCGTGCTATCAAGATGGCTATCGCCTCTACCATGAGAATGGGTGCCGAAGGTATTAAAGTGCAAGTATCTGGTCGTTTGAATGGTGCTGAAATGGCCCGTTCTGAAATGTACAAAGAAGGAAGAACTCCGTTACACACACTGAGAGCAGATATCGATTACGCTTTGGCTGAAGCGTTGACGAAAGTTGGTTTGCTGGGTGTTAAGGTTTGGATCTGCCGTGGTGAAGTTTATGGTAAGAGAGATCTTGCTCCTTCATTCACTGCATCAAAAGATTCAGGTCGCAGAAATGACAATGCCGGCGGCAACAACAGAGGAGATAAGAACTTCAAGAGAAAGAAAGCTAATCGTTAA